A genomic segment from Malaclemys terrapin pileata isolate rMalTer1 chromosome 1, rMalTer1.hap1, whole genome shotgun sequence encodes:
- the FHL2 gene encoding four and a half LIM domains protein 2, giving the protein MTERFDCHYCKESLFGKKYILREESPYCVKCYESLYSNTCEECKKPIGCDCKDLSYKDRHWHETCFHCFQCKNSLVDKPFAAKEEHLLCTECYSNEYSSKCNECKKTIMPGTRKMEYKGNSWHETCFICHRCQQPIGTKSFIPKDNQNFCVPCYEKQFAMQCVQCKKAITTGGVTYREQPWHKECFVCTGCKKQLSGQRFTSRDEFAYCLSCFCNLYAKKCAGCTNPISGLGGTKYISFEERQWHNDCFNCKKCSLSLVGRGFLTERDDILCPECGKDI; this is encoded by the exons ATGACTGAACGCTTTGACTGTCACTACTGCAAGGAGTCCCTGTTTGGCAAGAAGTACATCCTGAGAGAGGAGAGCCCCTATTGTGTGAAGTGTTATGAGAGCCTGTACTCCAACACTTGTGAGGAATGCAAAAAGCCAATTGGCTGTGATTGCAAG GATCTGTCCTACAAGGACCGGCACTGGCATGAAACCTGTTTCCACTGCTTCCAATGCAAGAACTCATTGGTGGACAAACCTTTTGCTGCAAAAGAGGAGCATCTACTTTGTACTGAATGCTATTCCAATGAATACTCTTCCAAATGCAATGAGTGCAAGAAGACTATCATGCCAG GTACACGCAAGATGGAGTATAAGGGCAATAGCTGGCATGAGACCTGCTTTATCTGCCATCGTTGTCAACAACCAATTGGAACAAAGAGCTTCATCCCCAAAGATAATCAAAACTTCTGCGTACCCTGCTATGAAAAGCAGTTTGCCATGCAGTGTGTCCAGTGTAAGAAG GCTATCACTACAGGAGGTGTAACTTACCGGGAGCAGCCCTGGCACAAGGAGTGCTTTGTTTGTACTGGATGCAAGAAGCAGTTGTCTGGACAGCGCTTTACCTCCCGGGATGAGTTTGCATATTGCCTCAGCTGCTTCTGCAATCTCTATGCCAAAAAGTGTGCTGGATGCACCAACCCCATCAGTG gACTCGGAGGAACCAAGTATATCTCCTTTGAAGAACGGCAGTGGCATAATGACTGCTTTAACTGTAAGAAGTGTTCTCTTTCATTAGTGGGCCGCGGCTTCCTCACAGAAAGGGATGACATCCTTTGCCCCGAGTGTGGGAAAGATATTTAA